Proteins co-encoded in one Fusarium fujikuroi IMI 58289 draft genome, chromosome FFUJ_chr06 genomic window:
- a CDS encoding related to MFS drug efflux pump: protein MTKSQEDDHSTPSSEQVEKAEHGGTPPLDVNYNTHAVKGDDSDGVVDWTWRHAVASISLAGLYVGAQIPLYFVGGSLTYIVKDIGSSEKSSWLPIANTLTIAVVAPFVGYLQDLFGRRYISLAGGVTILIGVILVGTTHTFGQAVVGMSLAGAGAAVGELTALAGIAELVPVKKRGFYLALVTFFVIPFVPYVMYGQILSAYHTWRWGMWISLIYNGICLAVVALTYFPQSHRRGEELPKMEILKSIDYVGAFLSIVGLTLFLVALQAGGYSHPWSSAYVLSLLLVGIVLIITFCVWEAKFAKFPMVPGDLFKGQRVVAVAFLVAFVGGLNFYSSINFYPLEALTVFDPEPVQVGLKGLASGLGITIGATVINGALSWFKGNARELLLFSCVMMTAFGGALAAVTPDTPALIYIFGVFSGVGVGGVLVPPATVAITVAPDELIATCVALSLSIRVVGGSIGYSIYYNIFYHKLKSKLPYVVADYAIAAGLPITSATQFVTAYILDPSALASVPGVTPEILKAAAIGSRWGYAYALKYVWLTSIAFGVCAIVACAFIGNTKKYMTNRIAARIAH from the exons ATGACCAAGTCCCAAGAAGACGATCATTCCACCCCCTCCTCGGAGCAGGTTGAGAAAGCTGAACACGGTGGCACTCCGCCCCTCGACGTCAACTACAACACCCATGCCGTCAAGGGAGATGATTCTGATGGAGTTGTTGATTGGACTTGGCGCCATGCCGTCGCCTCCATCTCTCTTGCTGGGCTCTACGTAG GCGCCCAGATTCCGCTTTACTTTGTGGGTGGCTCCCTCACCTACATCGTGAAAGACATCGGATCGTCTGAAAAGTCCTCGTGGCTGCCCATCGCAAACACACTGACCATTGCCGTCGTGGCCCCCTTTGTCGGCTATCTCCAAGATCTGTTCGGCCGTCGCTACATCTCTCTCGCGGGCGGCGTGACCATCCTTATCGGAGTCATTCTCGTTGGCACAACGCACACTTTTGGCCAGGCGGTTGTTGGCATGTCTCTTGCCGGTGCTGGAGCTGCCGTCGGTGAACTCACTGCTCTTGCTGG CATTGCGGAACTTGTCCCTGTGAAGAAACGCGGTTTCTACCTTGCGCTGGTGACCTTTTTCGTTATTCCATTTGTTCCGTACGTCATGTACGGCCAGATCTTGAGCGCCTATCACACTTGGAGATGGGGCATGTGGATTTCACT GATATACAACGGCATATGCCTCGCAGTGGTGGCCCTCACATATTTTCCGCAGTCTCATAGAAGAGGTGAAGAACTACCCAAGATGGAGATTCTCAAGTCTATCGATTACGTCGGGGCTTTCCTGTCCATTGTCGGCCTGACTCTCTT CCTCGTTGCTCTTCAGGCTGGTGGATACTCACATCCTTGGTCCTCCGCCTATGTTCtatcccttcttctcgtcggcATCGTTCTGATCATCACATTTTGCGTCTGGGAAGCCAAGTTCGCAAAGTTTCCAATGGTACCAGGCGACTTGTTCAAAGGGCAACGAGTCGTCGCAGTGGCCTTCCTTGTGGCCTTTGTCGGCGGCTTGAATTTCTACTCGTCAATCAACTTCTATCCGCTTGAGGCGTTGACGGTGTTCGATCCGGAACCTGTCCAGGTCGGCCTCAAGGGCTTGGCCTCTGGCCTCGGGATCACCATTGGCGCCACGGTCATCAATGGTGCACTTTCGTGGTTTAAAGGAAATGCTAGAGAACTGCTCCTTTTCTCATGCGTTATGATGACTGCCTTTGGGGGAGCCTTAGCCGCGGTGACCCCCGACACTCCCGCGTTGATCTACATCTTCGGCGTCTTTTCAGGCGTTGGAGTCGGCGGCGTCCTCGTTCCACCAGCAACCGTCGCAATTACCGTTGC ACCCGACGAACTGATCGCCACATGTGTCGCCCTGTCTCTGTCCATCCGTGTCGTTGGAGGCTCTATCGGTTACAGCATCTACTACAACATTTTCTAccacaagctcaagtccAAGCTCCCCTACGTCGTTGCCGACTACGCCATTGCAGCAGGCCTACCAATCACCTCGGCCACACAATTCGTCACTGCCTACATTTTGGATCCTTCTGCCCTGGCGTCTGTCCCTGGCGTCACTCCTGAGATACTGAAGGCTGCAGCTATTGGCAGCCGCTGGGGATATGCATACGCGCTGAAATATGTTTGGTTGACAAGCATTGCTTTTGGCGTCTGTGCCATTGTAGCATGCGCCTTTATtggaaacaccaagaagTACATGACTAACCGTATTGCTGCTCGTATTGCGCATTGA